A section of the Clostridium omnivorum genome encodes:
- the sufC gene encoding Fe-S cluster assembly ATPase SufC: protein MADRLLKIENLITEIEGKKILKGLNLEIGKGEVHAIMGPNGAGKSTLANTLMGHPKYQIVDGRIVLEGDIINELKADERAKKGMFLSFQYPEEIPGVTVENFLRTAKGAVTGQPVRIMAFKKLLKEKMELLEMKEEYASRYLNQGFSGGEKKKNEILQMAILEPKLAILDETDSGLDVDAIRIVAEGVNALRNSENSILIITHHNKILDYLQPDYVHILVDGKIVRTGDFSLAKEIEANGYEAFKNEEA, encoded by the coding sequence ATGGCTGATAGGCTTTTAAAAATTGAAAATTTGATAACCGAAATTGAAGGAAAGAAAATATTAAAGGGTTTAAATTTGGAAATAGGAAAAGGAGAAGTTCATGCTATTATGGGTCCCAATGGAGCAGGTAAATCTACACTTGCAAATACATTAATGGGGCACCCAAAGTACCAGATAGTTGATGGTAGGATAGTTCTCGAAGGTGATATTATAAACGAACTTAAGGCAGATGAACGAGCAAAAAAAGGAATGTTTTTATCCTTCCAGTATCCTGAAGAAATACCTGGAGTTACAGTAGAAAACTTTTTAAGAACTGCAAAAGGTGCTGTAACTGGTCAGCCTGTGAGAATAATGGCTTTTAAAAAACTGCTAAAGGAAAAAATGGAGCTCCTGGAGATGAAAGAAGAATACGCTTCAAGATATCTAAATCAAGGCTTCTCCGGTGGGGAAAAGAAGAAAAATGAAATTCTTCAAATGGCTATTTTGGAACCAAAGCTTGCTATTCTTGATGAAACAGATTCAGGTCTTGATGTAGATGCTATAAGAATTGTAGCTGAAGGTGTAAATGCTCTAAGAAATAGTGAAAACTCAATACTTATAATTACCCATCACAATAAAATATTAGATTATCTACAGCCTGATTATGTACACATACTTGTGGATGGAAAGATAGTTAGGACTGGTGATTTTTCACTAGCAAAAGAAATAGAAGCAAATGGCTATGAAGCTTTCAAAAATGAGGAGGCTTAA
- the sufB gene encoding Fe-S cluster assembly protein SufB, producing MEEKIRKKTYIEDVDRGIYDVKNEFSYSYKTEEGLTPDVVRKISMEKNEPQWMTDFRLKSLEIYNNIQLPNWGPDISDLHIENIIAYVKPNTDMKGKWEEVPEDIKKTFDLLGIPKAEQTSLAGVGAQYDSEVVYHSIKEDLVKKGVVYTDMETAVREYEDIVKQYFMTCVPPSDHKFAALHGAVWSGGSFVYVPEGVDVDIPLQSYFRLNAPGAGQFEHTLIIVEKGAKLHFIEGCSAPKYSVNNLHAGCVELFVKEGARLRYSTIENWSRNMYNLNTKRAIVEKDGIIEWVSGSFGSKVSMLYPMSILKGERARAEFTGVTFAGRGQHLDTGAKIVHAAPYTTSTINSKSISKDGGVALYRGAVRVSHNAHHVKSTVSCESLMLDNKSKSDTIPVIDLMNDEVDIGHEAKIGRISDDAIFYLMSRGISEAEAKAMIVRGFVEPIAKELPLEYAVEMNNLIKLELEGSIG from the coding sequence ATGGAAGAAAAAATTAGAAAGAAGACCTATATAGAAGACGTAGACAGGGGAATTTATGATGTTAAAAATGAATTTAGTTATAGCTACAAAACTGAAGAGGGTTTAACTCCTGATGTGGTGCGTAAGATATCCATGGAGAAGAATGAACCTCAGTGGATGACGGACTTTAGATTAAAATCACTTGAAATATATAATAATATTCAGCTTCCAAATTGGGGGCCAGACATAAGCGATTTGCATATTGAAAATATTATTGCCTATGTTAAACCTAATACAGATATGAAGGGTAAATGGGAAGAGGTACCTGAGGATATTAAGAAAACCTTTGACCTACTTGGCATACCAAAGGCTGAGCAGACCTCACTTGCTGGCGTAGGTGCTCAGTATGATTCTGAGGTAGTTTACCACAGCATTAAAGAGGATTTAGTTAAAAAGGGCGTAGTTTATACAGATATGGAGACAGCAGTAAGGGAGTATGAGGATATAGTAAAGCAGTACTTCATGACCTGTGTGCCCCCAAGTGATCATAAATTTGCAGCTCTTCATGGAGCAGTTTGGTCTGGTGGCTCCTTTGTATATGTTCCAGAAGGCGTAGACGTGGATATTCCTCTGCAGTCCTATTTTAGATTGAATGCCCCTGGAGCAGGCCAATTCGAGCACACTCTTATAATAGTAGAAAAAGGCGCCAAGCTTCATTTCATAGAAGGCTGTTCAGCACCAAAGTATTCTGTTAATAATCTGCATGCTGGATGTGTTGAATTGTTTGTTAAGGAAGGTGCAAGGCTTAGATACAGCACTATTGAAAATTGGTCTAGAAATATGTATAACCTTAATACTAAAAGAGCAATAGTTGAAAAGGATGGAATTATTGAGTGGGTATCAGGCTCCTTCGGCTCTAAGGTTTCAATGCTGTATCCAATGAGTATACTTAAGGGCGAAAGAGCAAGAGCAGAGTTTACAGGCGTTACCTTTGCAGGAAGAGGACAGCATTTAGATACTGGAGCAAAGATTGTTCATGCAGCTCCCTATACTACTTCAACTATTAATTCAAAGTCCATCTCAAAGGACGGTGGGGTAGCATTATATAGAGGTGCTGTAAGAGTAAGTCATAATGCTCACCATGTTAAATCTACTGTTTCCTGCGAATCTCTCATGCTGGATAATAAATCAAAATCAGATACTATTCCAGTTATTGATTTGATGAATGATGAAGTAGATATTGGGCACGAAGCTAAAATTGGAAGAATTAGTGATGATGCTATATTTTATTTAATGAGCAGAGGAATAAGTGAAGCAGAAGCTAAGGCAATGATAGTTAGAGGCTTTGTAGAGCCAATTGCTAAGGAGCTGCCATTAGAATATGCAGTAGAAATGAACAATCTTATCAAGCTTGAGCTTGAAGGTTCTATTGGATAG
- the sufD gene encoding Fe-S cluster assembly protein SufD, giving the protein MNSNILTKLNEKETNTLNTLPVTTWRWLNVNDLKIKGFKLERVLDYNKEFLVGDNFKDIIVKKMNSKIDVKENLKYYANKEESYGVSKEFVALGEKLYNSGVFIHASKNVQCSEPIVLQYILDEENPMAIDNNIIIAEENSEITVVIDYASADDVAGFHNGVTKIYAKDGAVVNIIKVQRLNDKSYHFDSHLAFSGYGAKINWIQVELGSKNSVTNYINNLDEENSQGNISSVYLADGDRNIDLNYLINHKGRRSTSNIEVRGALKDRAKKVFKGTLDFKLGASKSKGSEEEYVILLDKTVKSDAVPLLLCSEDDVDGQHAASAGQIDADKLFYLMSRGLDEKQAKKLIVEASFNPIIDKIPIEGLRTLITEEIQRRLVNA; this is encoded by the coding sequence ATGAATTCTAATATATTAACAAAATTGAATGAAAAAGAAACTAATACCTTAAATACTCTTCCAGTAACAACCTGGAGATGGCTTAATGTAAATGATTTAAAAATAAAGGGATTTAAGCTTGAAAGAGTATTAGATTATAATAAAGAATTTCTAGTAGGTGACAATTTTAAGGATATAATTGTAAAAAAGATGAACAGTAAAATAGATGTTAAAGAAAATCTAAAATATTATGCTAACAAGGAAGAGAGTTATGGAGTATCTAAAGAATTCGTAGCATTGGGAGAGAAGCTATATAATTCTGGTGTATTTATTCATGCTTCAAAAAATGTACAATGCAGCGAACCTATTGTGCTTCAATATATTTTAGATGAAGAAAATCCTATGGCTATTGACAATAATATAATAATAGCTGAAGAAAACAGTGAGATAACTGTGGTTATAGATTATGCTTCTGCAGATGATGTAGCTGGCTTTCACAACGGTGTCACTAAGATTTATGCAAAGGATGGGGCAGTAGTAAATATTATTAAGGTGCAGAGGCTTAACGATAAGTCCTACCATTTTGATTCACATTTAGCCTTTAGTGGATATGGTGCAAAAATAAATTGGATTCAAGTAGAGCTGGGTTCAAAAAATAGTGTAACAAATTATATAAATAATTTAGATGAGGAAAATAGCCAGGGAAATATAAGCTCAGTATATCTAGCAGATGGTGATAGAAATATAGATTTAAACTATCTTATAAACCACAAAGGAAGAAGGAGCACAAGTAATATTGAAGTGAGAGGTGCCTTAAAGGATAGAGCAAAGAAGGTATTTAAAGGAACTCTTGATTTTAAACTTGGTGCAAGTAAATCAAAGGGAAGCGAAGAGGAGTATGTTATACTTCTTGATAAAACAGTGAAATCTGATGCAGTTCCACTTCTTTTATGCTCTGAGGACGATGTAGATGGACAGCATGCTGCCAGTGCAGGGCAGATTGATGCAGATAAATTATTCTACCTAATGAGCCGAGGACTAGATGAGAAACAGGCTAAAAAGCTTATAGTAGAAGCTTCCTTTAACCCTATTATAGATAAAATACCAATAGAGGGGTTGAGAACTTTAATAACTGAAGAAATACAAAGGAGGCTTGTAAATGCGTGA
- a CDS encoding cysteine desulfurase has translation MRDFNVAELRKDFPILSQKVQNKALVYLDNAATTHKPNEVLDAMRNYHHMNNGNPHRGVHYLSVMATAAYEGAREKVKGFINARSSSEIIFTKNATESLNLIAYSYGMNFIEKGDEIVLCISEHHSDIVPWQQVAKAKGAVLKFMYLDSDYRLTMEEVKQKVTNRTKLVGIAQMSNVLGTIYPVKEIAAYAHSKGAVVLVDGAQSVPHIKVDVRDMDADFFAFSGHKMLGPMGIGVLYGKQELLEKMPPFLTGGDMIEFVEEQNTTFAELPFKFEAGTQNVEGAVGLSAAIDYLEDIGLNNIHAYEMELTAYAIKRMSENPHITIYGPKDLENRGGVISFSIEGCHPHDVSSILDSYGVAIRAGHHCAQPLMKFLGAPATSRASFYFYNTKEEVDVFIESLNTVRRWLGYGA, from the coding sequence ATGCGTGATTTTAATGTGGCAGAACTTCGCAAGGACTTTCCGATTCTTTCACAAAAGGTACAGAATAAGGCTCTAGTATATTTAGATAATGCAGCAACTACCCATAAGCCAAATGAAGTATTAGATGCTATGAGGAATTATCATCATATGAACAATGGCAATCCGCATAGAGGGGTTCACTATTTATCAGTAATGGCTACTGCGGCTTATGAGGGTGCACGTGAAAAGGTAAAAGGTTTTATAAACGCTAGATCATCTAGTGAGATAATTTTCACTAAAAATGCAACAGAATCTTTAAATTTAATAGCTTACTCCTATGGAATGAACTTCATAGAAAAAGGTGATGAAATAGTTTTATGCATTTCAGAACACCATAGCGATATAGTGCCTTGGCAGCAGGTAGCAAAAGCTAAAGGTGCAGTGTTAAAGTTTATGTACTTAGATTCTGACTATAGACTGACTATGGAGGAAGTAAAACAAAAGGTAACTAATAGAACAAAGCTTGTTGGCATAGCTCAAATGTCCAATGTACTTGGTACTATTTATCCCGTTAAGGAAATTGCAGCTTATGCTCATTCAAAAGGAGCAGTAGTACTGGTAGATGGCGCGCAGAGCGTACCTCATATTAAAGTTGATGTAAGAGATATGGATGCAGACTTTTTCGCATTTTCAGGGCATAAGATGCTGGGACCTATGGGTATAGGAGTACTATATGGAAAACAGGAGCTGCTAGAAAAAATGCCACCTTTCTTAACTGGCGGTGACATGATTGAATTTGTTGAAGAGCAAAATACAACCTTCGCTGAGCTTCCATTTAAATTTGAAGCAGGAACTCAAAATGTTGAAGGAGCAGTAGGACTTTCTGCTGCTATTGATTACTTAGAGGACATAGGACTTAACAATATTCATGCTTATGAAATGGAGTTAACAGCCTATGCTATAAAAAGAATGAGTGAAAATCCTCATATAACTATATACGGACCCAAGGACTTAGAAAATCGTGGTGGTGTAATATCCTTTAGCATAGAGGGCTGTCATCCTCATGATGTTTCAAGTATTTTAGACAGCTACGGTGTTGCCATAAGAGCAGGTCATCACTGTGCGCAGCCCCTTATGAAATTCCTTGGTGCACCAGCAACCTCAAGAGCTAGTTTTTACTTTTACAATACAAAAGAGGAAGTTGATGTATTCATCGAAAGTTTAAATACTGTAAGGAGGTGGCTAGGCTATGGAGCTTAA
- the sufU gene encoding Fe-S cluster assembly sulfur transfer protein SufU: MELNSIYTELIMEHSQSSHNRRHLDHADCMERGHNPSCGDDIVLELKLNGDIIEEASFTGSGCAISQASTSMMIDLITGKSKSEALELINTFIGMIKREITDEEELEKLEDAIVLKNISNMPARVKCAVLAWHTLNEVISKK; the protein is encoded by the coding sequence ATGGAGCTTAATTCGATATATACTGAATTAATTATGGAGCACAGTCAAAGCAGCCATAATAGAAGGCATTTAGATCATGCAGACTGTATGGAAAGAGGTCATAATCCAAGTTGTGGAGATGATATAGTTTTAGAACTAAAGTTAAATGGAGATATTATTGAAGAAGCTTCCTTTACAGGCTCAGGCTGCGCTATTTCTCAAGCTTCTACCTCTATGATGATTGATCTTATTACAGGAAAGTCTAAAAGTGAGGCTTTGGAACTTATAAATACCTTTATAGGTATGATTAAAAGGGAGATAACAGATGAAGAGGAACTGGAAAAGCTTGAGGATGCTATAGTTCTTAAAAATATATCAAATATGCCTGCTAGGGTAAAATGTGCAGTATTAGCTTGGCATACCCTTAATGAGGTTATAAGCAAGAAATAG
- a CDS encoding sensor histidine kinase, which produces MAALLKKSEIIKYIFIINILSVLIIISNYNYLLFHLLVEGLTVLVSYIMIIVLINTRKFNNNSTYTFIGIAYAFISSLDLMHAITYKGMNIIPNITTNTPTQLWIIARMVQSITFLLIFKNVDKTFKNAKAAIIFFLVFIYSMLVIKDGRLFPSCYMDGSGLTPFKIYSEYSICLILTISAFYLIKNRSKNILINDEYKYLLFAVILTIVSELCFTIYIGVYEASNIMGHIFKLLSFYFIYESIIKKTLQEPYEIIFNNLNTTLNQLQKSNYKLHYKNLELMEIKKWLERSLRIYRDFFEILPFPVIVIENGKIFYANNKSKELLKLKDKKELIGKTFIELVADEYKEMAKERISELAREKVVPPTEETLICKDGSRVDVEVTSTSIFIEDKEYYMTILRDITDAKKLKVVEDKLEEKLQYEKVRNEFFTNLSHELKTPINVIYSALQLQDIYFDKEDFNNVRKNNKIVKQNCMRLLKLINNLIDITKIDDGFFKPVFKYNNIVEVIENIVMSVAPYVESRKMNIIFDTEIEEQYIEFDSDLMERIMLNLISNSMKYGKIDGTILVYIDVEGDYVCIKIKDDGIGIKKDKQESVFERFIRGDRSLARSSEGSGIGLSLVKSFVEIQNGSVYLSSEENKGTEIIIKLPKADISEEIAATLESDIEASNIIKKVDLEFSDIYDL; this is translated from the coding sequence TTGGCCGCACTCTTAAAAAAAAGTGAAATCATAAAATACATATTTATTATTAATATTCTATCTGTACTAATTATAATTAGCAATTATAATTATCTGCTCTTTCATCTTCTTGTAGAAGGTCTTACTGTTCTCGTTAGTTATATCATGATTATTGTTCTAATTAATACAAGAAAATTTAATAATAACAGTACATATACCTTTATTGGAATTGCCTATGCATTTATTAGCAGCTTGGACCTGATGCATGCTATAACCTATAAGGGGATGAACATAATTCCCAATATTACTACTAATACACCTACTCAGTTATGGATAATTGCAAGGATGGTCCAAAGTATAACCTTTTTATTAATATTTAAAAATGTAGATAAGACATTTAAAAATGCAAAGGCAGCTATTATCTTTTTCTTAGTTTTTATTTATTCAATGCTAGTAATTAAAGATGGGAGGTTGTTCCCTAGCTGTTACATGGATGGCAGCGGATTAACACCCTTTAAAATATATAGTGAATATAGCATTTGTTTGATTTTAACTATATCTGCTTTTTACTTAATTAAAAATAGAAGCAAAAATATTTTAATCAATGACGAATATAAATATTTGCTGTTTGCTGTAATATTAACAATTGTATCAGAATTATGTTTCACCATTTATATAGGAGTTTATGAGGCCTCAAATATTATGGGGCATATATTTAAGCTTCTTTCCTTTTATTTTATTTATGAGTCTATAATAAAAAAGACACTTCAAGAGCCTTATGAAATAATATTTAATAATCTTAATACAACTTTAAATCAACTCCAAAAATCAAATTACAAGCTTCATTATAAAAACCTAGAATTGATGGAAATAAAAAAGTGGCTTGAAAGAAGTCTTAGAATATATAGGGACTTTTTTGAGATTCTTCCTTTCCCAGTTATTGTTATAGAAAACGGAAAGATTTTTTATGCAAATAACAAATCTAAGGAGCTTTTGAAGCTAAAAGATAAGAAAGAGTTAATAGGTAAAACTTTTATTGAATTAGTGGCCGACGAGTATAAGGAAATGGCTAAGGAAAGGATAAGTGAGTTAGCCCGCGAAAAAGTTGTACCGCCTACAGAAGAAACTCTAATTTGTAAAGATGGAAGTAGGGTGGATGTAGAAGTAACCTCAACTTCAATATTTATTGAAGATAAAGAATATTATATGACAATTTTAAGGGATATTACTGATGCTAAAAAGTTAAAGGTAGTAGAAGATAAGCTTGAGGAAAAGCTGCAATATGAGAAAGTTCGAAATGAATTCTTTACTAATTTATCTCACGAATTAAAGACCCCTATCAATGTAATTTATAGTGCTCTTCAGCTCCAAGATATTTATTTTGATAAAGAAGATTTCAATAATGTTAGAAAAAATAACAAAATAGTAAAGCAAAATTGCATGAGACTCTTAAAGTTAATAAATAACCTTATTGATATTACAAAAATTGATGATGGTTTTTTTAAGCCAGTATTTAAGTATAATAATATAGTAGAGGTAATCGAAAATATTGTTATGTCAGTAGCTCCTTATGTAGAAAGTAGAAAAATGAACATTATATTTGATACTGAAATTGAAGAACAATATATTGAATTTGATTCGGATTTGATGGAGAGAATTATGCTCAATTTAATATCAAATTCAATGAAATATGGAAAAATTGACGGTACTATACTTGTATACATAGATGTTGAAGGGGATTATGTTTGCATAAAAATTAAGGATGATGGAATTGGAATTAAAAAGGATAAGCAGGAAAGCGTTTTTGAAAGATTTATAAGAGGAGATAGGAGTCTTGCAAGAAGTTCTGAAGGCAGTGGAATAGGTCTTTCCTTAGTAAAATCCTTTGTTGAAATTCAAAATGGCAGTGTATATCTATCTAGCGAGGAAAACAAAGGGACGGAAATAATAATAAAATTGCCAAAAGCAGATATAAGTGAAGAGATTGCAGCAACTTTAGAAAGCGATATTGAAGCTAGTAATATCATTAAAAAAGTGGACTTGGAATTTTCGGATATTTATGATCTATAA
- a CDS encoding methyl-accepting chemotaxis protein: protein MRKLKFKLKRPGNIKFNFKLKEKLLVVYVLLVCIFSMLVFIVSNTETRKLVMNTENEQLNVAAKTGISFLNQSFSGEFTIVNNKLYRGDIPLETDTVIVDKISKETGAEAAIFNGSKVISSSIKDKNKKMINSIDVNNEIKNTVLVKGKEYLGEINIEGKSYKCKFIPLTDSNGKNIGMWFTGVDQSSSKKAIFNVNLTIGITTIVFVILGAVIIKIFLNNLIKNVQKVSDSLRELGEGNLNIVCEVHTKDEIKDIADSLNLTAAKIKELITGINSMMNILEHTTLSISSTSSEMGFSSSEIASAVNNVSDGAVAQTREIQDCKSVIHILASKTSEMGEVSNEAMLATKVMQTSTEKGIGSIDKLKEKLQENTKCTMLIANGIEELYKNSKNIGDIVNTIQSIANKTNLLALNASIEAARAGEAGRGFTVVADEIRKLAEQSKSATEEIYSIIMKVIDTILKTQAKMDEGKKTVSLANESMSETEEAFKEIKVSSDKLVREVVVLKDNLEEVSTVEGKVVSYIDHISVITEESASITAKVNTSIGQQSGAIQEIAAAIQEQNSMVKELSNSISVFNI from the coding sequence ATGAGAAAACTAAAATTTAAATTGAAAAGACCCGGAAACATTAAATTCAATTTTAAGCTTAAGGAAAAGCTTCTAGTAGTATATGTACTTTTAGTTTGTATTTTTAGCATGCTTGTTTTTATAGTTTCAAACACTGAGACAAGAAAGCTAGTAATGAATACTGAAAATGAGCAATTAAATGTTGCAGCAAAAACCGGCATATCTTTTTTAAATCAATCCTTTTCAGGGGAGTTTACTATTGTGAACAATAAGCTGTATAGAGGAGATATACCACTGGAAACTGATACCGTTATTGTGGATAAGATATCCAAAGAAACCGGAGCAGAAGCAGCCATTTTTAATGGCAGCAAAGTTATTTCAAGCAGTATAAAAGATAAAAATAAAAAAATGATAAACAGTATTGATGTAAATAATGAAATAAAGAATACAGTACTTGTAAAAGGTAAGGAATATTTAGGAGAGATAAATATTGAAGGTAAAAGTTATAAGTGTAAATTCATACCTTTAACTGATAGTAATGGGAAAAATATTGGGATGTGGTTCACTGGGGTGGATCAGAGCAGCTCTAAAAAGGCTATTTTTAACGTAAACTTAACTATAGGAATAACAACAATAGTGTTTGTTATATTAGGAGCAGTTATTATAAAAATATTCCTTAATAATTTAATAAAGAATGTTCAAAAGGTGTCAGATTCTCTAAGAGAACTGGGAGAAGGAAATCTAAATATAGTTTGCGAAGTGCACACTAAGGATGAAATAAAAGACATTGCAGATAGTTTAAATTTAACGGCTGCAAAGATTAAGGAATTGATTACAGGTATAAATAGTATGATGAATATATTAGAACATACTACTTTGTCTATTTCATCTACCTCAAGTGAGATGGGATTTTCAAGCAGCGAAATTGCTAGTGCAGTAAATAATGTTTCAGATGGGGCTGTGGCACAAACAAGAGAAATACAGGATTGTAAAAGTGTAATACATATTTTGGCAAGCAAGACTAGTGAAATGGGAGAGGTTTCTAATGAAGCTATGTTAGCTACAAAAGTAATGCAGACAAGCACTGAAAAAGGTATAGGATCAATTGATAAACTTAAAGAAAAATTACAAGAAAACACTAAATGTACTATGTTAATTGCAAATGGTATAGAAGAGCTTTATAAAAATTCTAAAAATATAGGGGATATAGTTAATACTATTCAAAGTATAGCTAATAAAACCAATTTATTGGCACTAAATGCATCTATTGAAGCAGCAAGAGCAGGAGAAGCTGGTAGAGGATTTACTGTAGTAGCTGATGAGATTCGTAAGCTTGCAGAGCAATCTAAATCTGCCACTGAAGAAATATACAGTATAATTATGAAAGTAATTGATACTATATTAAAAACACAAGCTAAGATGGATGAAGGTAAAAAAACTGTCAGCTTGGCAAATGAGTCTATGAGCGAAACGGAAGAAGCTTTTAAAGAAATTAAGGTTTCTTCAGATAAATTGGTTAGAGAAGTAGTAGTTTTGAAAGATAATTTAGAAGAAGTAAGTACTGTAGAAGGCAAAGTAGTAAGCTACATAGATCATATTTCGGTAATAACTGAAGAGTCAGCTTCGATAACCGCAAAAGTTAATACTTCCATAGGACAGCAAAGTGGCGCTATACAGGAAATAGCAGCAGCAATTCAGGAACAAAATTCAATGGTAAAGGAATTATCAAATTCAATATCGGTATTTAATATATAA
- a CDS encoding cold-shock protein: MQGTVKWFNPQKGFGFITTSEGKDVFVHFSGITTNGFKTLQEGEKVEFDVTQGQKGDQAINVKAL, from the coding sequence ATGCAAGGTACAGTTAAATGGTTCAATCCACAAAAAGGTTTTGGGTTCATAACAACATCTGAAGGTAAAGATGTATTTGTTCATTTTTCAGGTATAACAACCAACGGATTTAAAACTCTTCAAGAGGGCGAAAAAGTTGAGTTTGATGTAACCCAAGGTCAAAAGGGAGACCAGGCTATTAATGTAAAAGCTTTATAG
- a CDS encoding DUF362 domain-containing protein has protein sequence MEKSKVYFTDLRTKPGLNLLDKLERLMKKAGIENIDFKNKFVAVKIHFGEPGNLAYIRPNYAAVVVKLIKELGGIPFLTDSNTLYTGRRSNAVDHLEAAMENGFNPLAVGCNVIIADGLKGTDYREIPIDMKHCKTAKIGTAIADADIIISMNHFKGHEMTGFGGALKNLGMGSGSRGGKLEMHSASQPIIELKNCIGCRQCFKNCAQEAISFNEDKKAVIDYSKCVGCGQCVAVCQFDSAQVSWNESADTANEKIAEYAYAVIKDKPNFHINFIMNVSPNCDCWNSNDAAIIPDLGIAASYDPVALDKASIDMVNKAPVLRNTLLDDKLDCGCNHEEEMDKFHHIHPNTDWRAGLSHAESIGLGTNEYELVVVK, from the coding sequence ATGGAAAAATCAAAGGTATATTTTACTGATTTAAGAACAAAGCCAGGTTTGAATTTATTAGATAAGCTTGAAAGGCTTATGAAAAAGGCTGGAATAGAAAATATTGATTTTAAGAATAAGTTTGTAGCTGTTAAGATTCACTTTGGTGAACCAGGAAATTTAGCGTACATAAGACCAAACTATGCAGCAGTAGTTGTTAAACTTATCAAGGAACTTGGGGGTATACCATTTTTAACAGATTCAAATACTCTTTATACCGGAAGACGTTCTAATGCTGTAGACCATCTAGAAGCTGCTATGGAAAACGGCTTTAATCCGCTTGCAGTAGGTTGTAATGTAATAATAGCTGATGGTCTTAAGGGTACTGATTATAGAGAAATCCCAATAGATATGAAACACTGTAAAACCGCTAAAATAGGAACTGCTATTGCTGATGCTGATATAATAATATCTATGAACCATTTTAAGGGCCATGAAATGACTGGATTTGGCGGAGCTCTTAAAAATTTAGGTATGGGATCAGGATCAAGAGGTGGAAAGCTTGAAATGCACTCAGCTTCCCAGCCAATAATAGAGCTTAAAAACTGTATAGGCTGCAGACAATGCTTCAAGAATTGTGCTCAAGAAGCTATTAGCTTTAACGAGGATAAAAAGGCAGTGATTGATTATTCTAAATGCGTGGGCTGTGGTCAGTGCGTAGCTGTATGCCAATTTGACTCTGCTCAAGTTTCCTGGAATGAATCAGCGGACACAGCAAATGAAAAAATAGCTGAGTATGCATATGCTGTTATAAAGGATAAACCTAATTTCCATATAAACTTTATTATGAATGTTTCTCCAAATTGTGACTGCTGGAATAGTAATGATGCAGCTATTATACCAGACCTTGGAATAGCTGCTTCTTATGATCCAGTAGCTCTAGATAAGGCTTCTATAGATATGGTAAACAAAGCACCAGTATTAAGGAATACACTTCTTGATGATAAACTAGACTGCGGATGCAATCATGAGGAAGAAATGGATAAGTTCCATCATATTCATCCAAATACTGATTGGAGAGCTGGACTTAGCCATGCTGAAAGTATTGGGCTAGGAACTAACGAATATGAACTAGTAGTTGTAAAATAA